One Phocoena sinus isolate mPhoSin1 chromosome 13, mPhoSin1.pri, whole genome shotgun sequence DNA segment encodes these proteins:
- the PDCL3 gene encoding phosducin-like protein 3 isoform X1 translates to MQDPNADTEWNDILRKKGILPSKESLKDLEKQAEEEEQRVLQQSIVKTYEDMTLEELEDNEDEFNEEDERAVAMYRQQRLAEWKATQLKNKFGEVLEISGKDYVQEVTKAGEGLWVILHLYRQGIPLCALINQHFIGLARKFPDVKFIKAISTTCIPNYPDRNLPTIFVYLEGDIKAQFIGPLVFGGMNLTMDVIIEVQMYVISHLTSSSGKVFAELEWKLSESGAVKTSLEENPRKPIEDVLLSSVLCSDPTRRASDSEDD, encoded by the exons GACCCCAATGCAGACACCGAGTGGAATGACATCTTACGCAAAAAGGGCATCTTGCCCTCAAAGGAGAGTTTGAAAGATCTGGAGAAGCAGGCAGAAGAGGAAGAGCAGCGGGTCCTTCAGCAGTCCATTG TGAAAACTTACGAAGACATGACTTTGGAAGAACTGGAGGATAATGAAGACGAATTTAATGAGGAAGACGAACGTGCAGTTGCAATGTACAG GCAGCAAAGACTGGCGGAGTGGAAAGCAACccaactgaagaataaattcGGAGAAGTTTTGGAAATCTCAGGAAAGGATTATGTTCAAGAAGTTACCAAAGCCGGTGAGGGCTTGTGGGTCATCTTGCACCTTTACAGACAAGG GATTCCCCTGTGTGCCCTGATAAATCAGCACTTTATTGGACTTGCCAGGAAGTTTCCTGATGTCAAATTTATCAAAGCCATATCAACCACCTGCATACCCAACTATCCGGATAGGAATCTGCCCACAATATTTGTGTACCTTGAAGGTGATATCAAGGCTCAGTTTATCGGACCTCTGGTGTTTGGTGGCATGAACCTGACAATGGATG ttatcatAGAGGTTCAAATGTATGTAATATCCCATTTGACCTCATCTTCTGGAAAAGTGTTTgcag AGTTGGAGTGGAAATTGTCTGAGTCTGGAGCAGTCAAGACAAGCCTGGAGGAAAACCCTAGGAAACCCATCGAAGATGTGCTGCTTTCGTCCGTGCTGTGCTCCGACCCCACCAGGAGGGCCAGTGATTCTGAGGATGACTAA
- the PDCL3 gene encoding phosducin-like protein 3 isoform X2 → MQDPNADTEWNDILRKKGILPSKESLKDLEKQAEEEEQRVLQQSIVKTYEDMTLEELEDNEDEFNEEDERAVAMYRQQRLAEWKATQLKNKFGEVLEISGKDYVQEVTKAGEGLWVILHLYRQGIPLCALINQHFIGLARKFPDVKFIKAISTTCIPNYPDRNLPTIFVYLEGDIKAQFIGPLVFGGMNLTMDELEWKLSESGAVKTSLEENPRKPIEDVLLSSVLCSDPTRRASDSEDD, encoded by the exons GACCCCAATGCAGACACCGAGTGGAATGACATCTTACGCAAAAAGGGCATCTTGCCCTCAAAGGAGAGTTTGAAAGATCTGGAGAAGCAGGCAGAAGAGGAAGAGCAGCGGGTCCTTCAGCAGTCCATTG TGAAAACTTACGAAGACATGACTTTGGAAGAACTGGAGGATAATGAAGACGAATTTAATGAGGAAGACGAACGTGCAGTTGCAATGTACAG GCAGCAAAGACTGGCGGAGTGGAAAGCAACccaactgaagaataaattcGGAGAAGTTTTGGAAATCTCAGGAAAGGATTATGTTCAAGAAGTTACCAAAGCCGGTGAGGGCTTGTGGGTCATCTTGCACCTTTACAGACAAGG GATTCCCCTGTGTGCCCTGATAAATCAGCACTTTATTGGACTTGCCAGGAAGTTTCCTGATGTCAAATTTATCAAAGCCATATCAACCACCTGCATACCCAACTATCCGGATAGGAATCTGCCCACAATATTTGTGTACCTTGAAGGTGATATCAAGGCTCAGTTTATCGGACCTCTGGTGTTTGGTGGCATGAACCTGACAATGGATG AGTTGGAGTGGAAATTGTCTGAGTCTGGAGCAGTCAAGACAAGCCTGGAGGAAAACCCTAGGAAACCCATCGAAGATGTGCTGCTTTCGTCCGTGCTGTGCTCCGACCCCACCAGGAGGGCCAGTGATTCTGAGGATGACTAA